Genomic DNA from Schistosoma haematobium chromosome 1, whole genome shotgun sequence:
TTGAACACAGTCAAAATGATCCAGTGGATACTTCAAAAACCATTTGTGTGTTCGTACGTCGGATGCATAGGTTCTGATCTACCAGGGAAATATATTAAGAATGATTGTCGGGGATTGGATGTACTGACAGATTTCCAGATCACAACGAAACCGTTGAAAACCGGAAAAGTAGCAATCCTTATAAGTGAAAATCTACGTAGCATGGTCACCTATTTGGGAGCAGCGTGTGATCTTTCATTGGCCCACATTGAACAACCACATGTTTGGAGTCTTGTGGAAAAAGCACAAGTGTATTATATCGCAGTAAGTCTAAACTGTGTTATCTAGTTATTTTCAAGGGTTTCGTAATAAATACCTGTTATGAAGGTATGCTGAAAGTAGCCAAACATTCTTTGGAGAACGGAAAGTTGTTCTGTTTCAATCTCAGTGCTGCTTTCCTACCTCAGTTTAACACTAAAGAAGTAAATGAAATGATATCCTACTCAGGAGTGGTAATTGGGAATGAGTCTGAAGCCGCGGCGTTTGGAGATGCTCACAGTCTTACTGATAAAACCATTCATGCAGCAGCCAGGTATATAGCTGACTTACCATTTGTTGATGGAAAAAAGCGTAAACGATTGGTCATTGTAACACAAGGGAAAGATCCCATAATATATACGGATTCTACTGACCCTACCGTTCATCAATATGTTGTAGAGCAGTTGAAAGACGAAGAAATGGTAGATACAAATGGAGCTGGTGATTCCTTTGCCGCCGGATTTATTGCAGATTATATACGTGGTAAGCCAATGATCACGTCGCTGCAGTCCGGTGTGAGAGCTGCAGCTTATATTATACGTAGATCTGGCTTTTCCTTAGGTTCGAGAGAGTCTAGTGcgttcaaaataaatttataaaacagAACCAAACTTACCTTAATTATCTCTAGTCCCATATTAAATAAGCATGGAACTCCTGGTAAAATGAAGATATTTTTCACTTTGACAATAGGATAAGAGCTTTCACTATCCATCTGGATTCCCATTGCATATAGTAATTCAGATGACTCCGGTATTTTGGCAAGTTTGGTTATGGggtctgaagaggaaatcataTTCGGTTCTGATAGTCTCCTGAGGGTTTGTAAGAACTTTGGATGAATGATAATCTTTTCATTTAGTGCCTTTGCAACACCTTCATATGTCACATCATCGTGAGTAGAACCTATACCCCCCGATGTTATTACGTAGTCGTAACGGTTCATATAGTTGCGAACTTCCTCTGCGATAGCATCTGAGTCATCGGGAATAACAGAAATCTACATTAGGGTGTTATCTGTGCACTTAAGTTACCTTCCGAAGTCGTACACCAAAAAGCGGGGCAGTGAGGCATACTTGTCGTGAATTGGAATCTTTCGCTTTTCCATTCAGTATTTCGTCACCGATAACTGAAAGTAGTTGTGGTTAAGGGAGATCTGTGAATAAACTAATCACTTGCAACAAATATTTTCTAGGTGTGACAAAGTCTCAAGTCCGGTGGCAGACACTATCTAAGAAGAATGTACAGTTTCTTGATGTGGGTTCGTGTAGCTCGTGAAATATGTGTCATCGGGATAATGCGTGCCTAGCGTTCCATAGTTAGAGCGAATCTGTGTACATAACAATGGGAAACCTTAAGTTTCACGAGATATGAACCTGTGTCGATCAATATACTGTAGGAACACGCTAGTTCGACTATTGGGAGGATTGTATATCTGAGTAGCTAGGTACATTTTGAGGACATGTGGTAAGTTTCGGATTTCCGAAGTCAAATCGAGCATGCTAAAATATTTGGTCACTGATGTAACTATATTAGGAAACTAGGTAGTCAATAGGAGAAACAGCTctaaacagtgcaatagctcggcataTAATTCATACCGAGCATACTACCAATATTCCACAATCCTTTCAAATCGTTAGCAGAAAAAAACACGTAGGGTCTCTCCGGTTTTCCGAAGCaccaacaataaaaaaattaaaacctGACTTGTTTATCCACAATGAGATAATAATCAACTTATTTCTACCATggtaaaatatttcttttatgaTCATCATTTTATTAGCGTTTATTTTGTTATGTGGTCTTCGCTAAACTAACTCTTATTTTATGTAAACTAAAATTATCCGTTTATTCGTGTGGTCTTTATTCACTTAATGCTCCTGTGTAAACTTCAAATCCTGTtcaattattacataatctgCCTTATTAACTTCTAATTCCTGTAATTATATTTAAACCCTTCAACACCTGAAATTATCGCAGTCTTATCTGTCTCCGGACCTCATTTAATTACTGCTCATTCCCTCCCCGAATGATTTTGAATTCCATCTTCCAATGAACTCACACCTGTCATTGTACAGACATATATATAGTATTGGCAATACTTGTCATTTTAATTCTTTCCGTCATCAAAGTCTAATGTTTCCCATTATATCATACCTTAATGCCAACTTTTACTACATatatggttgtaagcagctgatgctAAAccacaaaatataatgaattcatattctgCCTCAATCGTTGTTTTAGCTTTATTCAAACTAGTGAAGAACATTAGGGCTGGTAAGCGGAAATATGTAGGAGACCTGAGAACGACAGCAGGAAAGTTTGCAAAAGAAGGAATTATATAAGAACTACATGATACTATTAAAAAGCCAGTGGAGAAAGAAAAGCAGTACACAGACCTCCCTACAGATATTGCTTCACCAACAGCAAGAGATATTAGCAAGGCAACCATATAAACCAGTAATGCCAAAGTACCATAACCAGAGAGCATACCAGGTGAAACCACTAAGGAGTACCTGAGATAGTCACCGCCATACGGAACTCCTATGAGCCTTCATTGGAAAgtcgtgtatggaggacagctcacTGACGCATTCTCAGTGTACACTTGTTTTAGACAAGACTGCCTACTCTCACCTGTTCTCTTTGTGCTAGTTGCTGACTAGaatatgaagacctccacagtTCATGataagcacggaatacaatgaggACTGAAGGCGTAGCTGAGTGATTTTAATTCTGCAGATGAATCGGTCTTCCTGTCCTATACACGGCGGTAAACAAGAACGAATACAGCTAGTGTAGAAGATTTCGCAGAAATAAGCCTCAATATTAACAAGGAAAGAATCACAAACCTAAAGTATGACACAGAGTAGCATGTTAGCTCAACCTATGTCGGTTTTCTTGACGAAGTGGGGATTATTGTCTCTGTGTAGTAGTGCTACTGAGTAGCAATTGGAAAGGAAATCTCGAGACAAAGTCCCTTGGAGGTTCACAGCTAGCGACGTATGTAGGCAAATACCTCTTGAGATGAATAACAGGGTTACGCTATAAGTAGAAAAAACCACTGGAGTGAGGAGGAACGTTACGACACTACTATTTAGGACCATGTTAGCGCTAATCTGTTGTCTGCATTATGCTCAGTGGGTGAGACTGTAATTTGTGAACAGCCTGTGAGCGATGTTAAAATGATCTTGGGGAAACTCGGTCACTTGCTAAGGTCACACGAGGGTTATACATTAGTGGCGAAACATGACTGCGATCTCCAGCTAGATAGGTTTATTGCTCAAATATAAGGTTATTATTACGAAATGACATCAGCAATAATGCCAAAATTATATATAAGCAAACAGATAAGTGAAATTCGTGCAACAATCCAACGACCAACTCAAATCTCGTAAGTCATAGTTCCACTGTGCAACACTAAGCGGATAGAGTCGCTTTCAGTTACTGAAAAGGTTAGAACATCTTTGGACCGTACAATTAGATACCTATGAGACCGAGGGATTTGGGAGATATCATTTTTAGCGCGCAAGACATAGTAGTCACACACCGCGCTATGACCTTCAGCTGGACAACAGACCCACATTGGAGAAGACCGAAGGCCCGGAGGCCTGTGTTAATCCTGCTAATTGTGTTGTCTCAGCTGATCTGACTTTCTTTTGAAGGAGTCAACAGATGGGGCTTCAGTCACGTgttaaatggttcaaatggttgtggacggaatagaagaagctttcgcttaacaggcttccgtgtctaatagcaggggatcaccaaatccttcgggcaggaacctaggtatgttaacaataaaacaggaaaagaaattaataaatcgtagtgtgatactatccttagtccctaagaatagatcaagttgcctctcaaaggactcctgggaagtcgcttggattAGCTCGACCGgaagcgaattccagcatttgacaactcttaaggagtagaagttgtgtctacagccagttctgctatgttgtgtctccagtttttggTGTTGCCTCTTAgtttagtgttggaactaagcttaagtaggtgtttgagaggatgtccagaagtgctaaggatactataagccatcagaaggtcacctctaagacgtctatactctaattggtaaaggttaagtgaatggaggtgctcttcgtaaggtttaaatttgagttctcgaactgatttcgtggatacgctccaggttgtccttatccttttggagtgaggggggaggtactatgtttccgtactcgaaatggggacggatgaaaatattgaagattttatggaaagttcttccgtcaaactggccaaaaatgcgcttcaatgttaccagtgcaaggtttgctcggaaggcatttttgtggcagttagcgtaagactttaaatcgtagggcaccaagattcctaaatctttttcgacttggaatactactagagaggagttacctaagttataactgtagtctgcgacatgtcgcagatggactactttacacttcgaAGTGTTAAAaataagtccgttatcgtctgcacaactttgaagtcgagtcagatcctcctgaagtgcctgtatatcgtcttggttgcgtatctctctccaaagtttcacgtcgtcggcaaaaagtaatgagtctgacgttacctgttgaggaagatcatttatgtagatcaagaagagaagacgtcctagtactgagccctggagGACctcactaggacattccatagcctgagataaagtgaaattaaccctgaccttaaaatgttgatttttcaggtatgaagtaagccaatcgattagaggcggtctgatacccaatcatttgagcttattgataagacatgtatggttaaccttatcaaaagcttttgagaaatctaggtagatgatatcagCCTTCCCCTTGTggtcgaggatgcttgtccatctgtccaccgcagtcagcaggcttgtaatacaagagtaacccctcctgaaaccgtgctgttggggtgagaagaaatttaaggacagcaaatagtcatttataccatcgcatatcagggactccatgatttttgagggtatggagagaagagccaccggtcagtaacttgaaggttcgctgagtcgacctcctttgaaaattggtgtgatgtgagccagcctccaattttccggtagttttcctcgacttagcgagtgtgagaacattacgctaagcggcgttgccaagattgaggctgcttccctcagtatggcggaatggaccatgtccaggccaggagaagtgtctaatcttaagtgctgtagtctccggaacaccaagtcagcgcttaggtccacttcggaAAATCCTGTGGAAtcgcagatgaaactgtcatcagtaaagttaatgtcggtcggttgaaatgtctgagagtaatgttcagccagaaggttagcggcgtcgccatcgttgttggtcgggccgttaagacctaccagttgagaaactcctgttttggcttgacgaagagaggctgcataacggaataagcttctagggttagaggcgaatttgtccataagctttgtttggtactgaagcctgtcttctcttatagccttcgtgcatatgttcctgatatgtttatattgcctatacgctccgtcgttatcagttcgtttgtattccgcccaacagtgtcttttgcggcttagcaggcgaagagtacggttcttgattattgtaggtggcttgcagctttcgggaaccgtttgaggaactgaatggtttgtagcacgtaGGAGCGTGTGCAGtgagaagtcccaatgaccgtccacatcgagttgggggtgaacatcccaaactaCCTGTTTTAGATAgtcgtgtagagctggcacattcaaccgtttaaaattccaacgtaAGTTATTGGTAGGGTgtcttagcttagttttgctgacaaaactgaagactatgacggcatgatcgcttttacCCAGAGGGGCCaagattgagaggttgtcaactaggaattcttcatttgtgaatacacagtctaagcgcgatggtttctgactgtttctccaacgagttgccgacctcacatttttgAACaatcccaagtcatcgatgaggttgaagaaccgagcttcaattgagttgtcgtctccagtatacgtgtgttccgcgaagttgactctagggagattaaattcccttagaatcaggatgtgtgtgaaaccgagacgagtagagcgggatagtccttccagcatacgactatcgtactcgatgtcggcagttggcttcctgtaaatgactccgactagacacctcgaagtactagacaatcttacagagctcCATatagattcctcaagattgttaaactcgaggttatgaacttggtgcacctccaagcaagaacgTATGTAAACAGCTACTCCGCCCACAATTCCTGATTTTCTGTCATTGCTGGACAAAGACATCAaaggtaatgctaactcatgGTCCGAGAAtcgagaagatatccaggtttcagatattcctatcagatgggcctcaTTAGCATTGTTAAGTTCACGTACTCCATccaatttgtttggtagactcgcggcgttcatgtataagtagtttatgctttcaatttggaatgcgtgagcttcgtcctgtttgtctgtatgagccgtACGTAAAAGGACAGGTaacccacctatatgaggtttgccgaggtggtagaccctgtcctttacacgttttttatcgtccagacagtccacaagtggaatggtcagctccaacttgcctttgtgtttggtcctagcttcgtatggcctatccgggtgcattaataataataataataataataataataataataatatggctTCCAGGTGGcagtcgacgtctgttggcacaaaatgcttccagagttgcGGCCGCCatatgggaagatgggaaggtatcttcattagacggggactagaatcaccatccttcttggctagtctcgtcacatgctgagtcagtatgtgtttgagcctcaaggactgttcgatgaatttccattccctgatgtcagtttttgattgagtagggtccttattttccggtataccttgcacgATTATATTCCTCCCGCAGAAAAACTGATCGTGAGATTCTTTggggatgttccggatgagatagcgctcagaatacggtatgtcaggcagtattcttacattcccatccgatttcagtaaatgactcGCTAGTAAGACATCCTCAACGTCGGTAGCATTTAtaagtgttacacgaagtagcctcgggtgattttgatgtttagattcctttccccgagtgagccgtgtgactgtcaaaggctctattcttggAAGTTCaagtttcttgttcaattctccccagagcatcctatcatttttgtcctgcaaactgagaggaaggtcagggttgCCTTTGAAGTTCATGACTATGAGAGAGTCATCACGAACCGTTATTGTCGTCCCAGGTTTTCCGGTGCGTTCAGGTTAagcaccttgttgtttggaggttgAAGCACGTTTATGAATCCTTGGCTCTTTGATGACCGTACGGACATTCTTGGGGGTAGACCGTGCGAATAGATCACCAGTTGACTTCCGTTCAACAGCTGGGATGTTCAACTTAGACTGTGACGTCTGGTCCTTTTTAGCTCTTTTAACATGGGTCCAATCACCTAGTTTTCGGGAACCACTGTCGCGTTCAAGGACCTTGAGCTGTGAGGCCCGAGTTTGCTGAGGGAGTCGAGTACCGTCATCGTAATCATGGTGCTGAGTTTCAGCGTGTCATCATTAATGCTGTTGCATGCTCCGTCGTTGGTAGACCTATCGACATCCCTGTTCTCGTATTCAATACGCTCTCTTGTTTATCTACCCATTTTTTGACTGTCTTCCCAAGTTTGCCGACAACTTGCTCtgcagacctgtcagtaggacaatgatattactcagtcagttagtcagctacaacgtaggaccacgcacatatgtgcatcggtccaggttgccatacctcattaacacaacaaaatggacaccggattcataatacttaattcagaggtggtaatatataaaagaaagattgcaataaggatatagtacaggaagaaagaattagttcgtagaaaaaagatatgaagtgattttaatctcttattttaagggaagatagagtgtgtatacaccgacgccactgtgatcgattctgagccatgtcaccaaaaagtctctaaccatcggtaacggtagtcacgcggaccccaaccaagtagtctgcatctaccaacatggctcagactagaagttagtgacttcaagcactgatgccacgttttggtttggccacccctaaccttcttccaaccattcccaacaccggttagcattgcacgtcgtggtaatcggtattcaggcatacgtaacacgtggcccaaccatctcagtcgatgaagattcacaacctcatcaactgatttaccaccattctctaataccttgcgtctaacctcactattacttacccggtgatcccagcagacaccAGCactatttctaaggcatctgtggtcaaatactagtagcttacgagtgtcttctactcttaatggccatgtttcgctaccgtaaattaaaacagaacggactgccgcgcagtatactcgtccttttattgatagacggatatctcgccttcgccataggtgacgtaagttagcaaaagccaaGTGAGCTTatattactcagcaagactacagcaTCCGCGCTGTATGTAACACATTCCCACTTATGAcccgacttgctgagtctgttgtaagcagttgctgtgagaactgtgcacgcttcgtggaaccaacctttgcagttgtctcactgcatgccagatgtaacagcaaaacggcatccaggtCGTTTGCATAAATTTTTCATGACTGTATTGACGTAAACTGTGTTGTAGATGCTAGCAAGAGCCTAAGACCGTAAAAAATACACTGAAAAGCACAATAAAAAgggacaaaaatggataaaacggatgagataaactgaactagtctttaagtgaaaaaataaaaaaaaccgaATGGTAAGCTGAAGCGAAACCACAGTTAACTATAAAACTGGGTGAAACTCAAAAACAAGAAATCTACCGAACGTAGAGCTCAGGAGAGATTCTTCTGGTCAGAAATGGTACTTTTATTGCATAAGATTAGAGCAAAAGTTTCACAGATGCAAATCGCGTTATGGAAAAACTTCCCGTTATGGTAACCTATGCTTATTAACGATGATCCAAGgttagtttcagtttcagtttcgtaaggacaggaggcttggtagcttgtgttagtcctggcaatggtgatCCCTCAGTTGATACAACTTTCTTTCGAAAGGGTCGACCGATGGAGCCTCAATCAcatgctgaggtaatgaattccacgcgttgatgattcgatgtgaaagtcgatagtcagctgacaagtaatttgttctagACTTGTGAACATTTTTGGAGTGTcttcgtaaattctctgttttggaagtcaagaaaatgagggcatatcaggtgcagatttatcactaagcaatttgaaaactatgatcaagtcgcctctagttctacgatatgac
This window encodes:
- the FLAD1_1 gene encoding FAD1 flavin adenine dinucleotide synthetase (EggNog:ENOG410WFDQ~COG:H) is translated as ISVIPDDSDAIAEEVRNYMNRYDYVITSGGIGSTHDDVTYEGVAKALNEKIIIHPKFLQTLRRLSEPNMISSSDPITKLAKIPESSELLYAMGIQMDSESSYPIVKVKNIFILPGVPCLFNMGLEIIKVIVMFNPEKSLDVRERTALRKTVGV